A single window of Leptospiraceae bacterium DNA harbors:
- a CDS encoding sigma 54-interacting transcriptional regulator, whose amino-acid sequence MIKTKIPAEDKKYYDLINSLQIEIRLGKNIFDILDHILEEILNIFEASTGSISLSDPQEKILTIACAKGIDKEKKIAAKFPFAVGITGASAANRKTVYAPDVTKEKRYVKLIDSVVSELAVPMISDNEVIGILNLESHYLDHFTKKQISWAEKIADELCKALIQNTFYREAIERSKNEQDFLNSILGYDAQILFLKTRIRTVAPSDASILINGESGTGKELVAKSLHHLSARKANPFISLNCGALNENLLETELFGHVKGAFTGADRNVIGRFEAANGGTIFLDEVAEMPPSLQVKLLRVLQEGEIERVGDFKKIKVSVRVISATHKDLAQEVEKGNFRLDLYFRLGVIPLRLPPLRERRGDIPLLVHHFLLEFNKRYGKNKYFDMTTLELLTQHTWPGNVRELENAIQYAAILCPNDKITPDFLPDNAIRGFDRLKEEKTTAKSKVNPLEELTAIDYSDLNLEKALSKVETKLIQEALKIGKTQDNAAKLLGISRGSLQYKIKNNPDIQFLSD is encoded by the coding sequence ATGATAAAAACAAAAATACCGGCGGAAGACAAGAAGTATTATGATTTAATTAATAGCTTGCAAATTGAAATACGGTTAGGAAAAAATATTTTCGATATTCTAGATCATATTCTAGAAGAAATTCTCAATATTTTTGAAGCAAGCACAGGAAGTATTTCTCTTTCTGACCCACAAGAAAAAATCCTTACCATTGCATGTGCGAAAGGTATTGATAAAGAAAAAAAAATTGCCGCAAAATTCCCATTTGCCGTTGGGATTACGGGAGCGTCAGCAGCAAATAGGAAAACAGTTTATGCACCTGATGTAACAAAGGAAAAGCGTTATGTAAAACTAATTGACTCTGTTGTATCTGAGCTTGCTGTGCCTATGATTTCGGACAATGAAGTAATTGGGATTCTAAACCTAGAATCGCATTACCTAGATCATTTCACAAAAAAACAAATCTCATGGGCAGAAAAAATTGCCGATGAACTCTGTAAGGCGCTTATTCAAAATACCTTTTATAGAGAAGCAATTGAGAGAAGTAAGAACGAACAGGATTTTTTAAATTCTATTCTCGGTTATGATGCGCAGATTTTATTTTTAAAAACAAGAATTCGCACTGTAGCTCCCTCCGATGCATCCATCTTGATTAACGGCGAGTCAGGAACAGGAAAAGAATTAGTCGCGAAAAGCTTACATCATTTATCCGCTCGCAAAGCAAATCCTTTTATTAGTCTAAACTGTGGGGCGTTAAATGAAAATCTACTCGAAACAGAATTATTTGGTCATGTGAAGGGAGCTTTTACGGGGGCAGATAGAAATGTAATCGGAAGATTTGAAGCGGCTAATGGTGGAACTATTTTTTTAGATGAAGTTGCTGAAATGCCACCTTCTTTACAAGTAAAGCTATTGAGAGTTTTACAAGAAGGAGAAATAGAGCGAGTTGGTGACTTTAAAAAAATAAAAGTAAGCGTGCGGGTAATTAGTGCTACCCACAAAGATCTCGCGCAAGAAGTTGAAAAGGGAAACTTTCGATTAGACTTATACTTTCGTTTGGGGGTAATTCCTCTTCGCCTCCCACCTCTTCGAGAAAGAAGAGGAGACATTCCCTTACTCGTTCATCATTTCCTATTAGAATTCAATAAACGATACGGCAAAAATAAATACTTTGACATGACAACGCTAGAACTCTTAACACAACATACCTGGCCTGGCAATGTGCGGGAACTCGAAAATGCAATTCAGTATGCAGCCATTCTATGTCCAAATGATAAAATTACTCCTGACTTTTTACCGGATAATGCAATTCGTGGATTTGATCGCCTAAAAGAAGAAAAAACGACCGCTAAATCAAAGGTGAATCCCTTAGAAGAACTGACAGCCATTGATTATTCTGATTTGAATCTAGAAAAAGCTCTTTCCAAAGTAGAAACAAAATTGATTCAAGAAGCCCTAAAAATCGGAAAGACACAGGACAATGCGGCAAAGCTTTTAGGTATTAGCAGGGGTTCTTTACAATATAAGATTAAAAATAATCCTGATATTCAATTTTTAAGCGATTAA
- a CDS encoding DUF2804 domain-containing protein yields MLPEKEILKETLLCNNTGKLNKEACGYSRFPLQVCNLKGNTFRKKRWNYWCFTNDEILFSVTLADLDYAATGFIYLFDLKTLEFIEKTELIPFGKGCVLGETVLDRVYFENSKMKISIEYATVGDTYEIDFNIFCKSFQQDKDLNAEIKVIQPLTHESLNVVIPWDEKHFQFTSKQHAIPTSGKIQLGQREFLLKPDKTDATLDFGRGIWHYSSSWNWAAASGKINGKKIGLNFGAKWTDNTGYTENGIFYDGKLYKISEQILFGYDTSDFKKPWTHRTEESDRVNLTFHPIYERVAETNFILIASKVHQVFGYFDGYIRLGVNEEKIQLPKLFGWSEEHYARW; encoded by the coding sequence ATGTTACCAGAAAAAGAAATTTTAAAAGAAACTTTATTATGCAATAATACCGGAAAGCTAAACAAGGAAGCTTGCGGCTATTCCCGATTTCCCCTTCAAGTATGCAATCTAAAAGGAAATACATTTAGAAAAAAAAGATGGAACTATTGGTGTTTTACAAACGATGAAATTTTATTTTCCGTTACACTCGCTGATTTGGATTATGCAGCAACTGGTTTTATTTACCTCTTTGATTTAAAGACGCTAGAGTTCATCGAAAAAACAGAATTGATTCCCTTTGGAAAGGGTTGTGTATTAGGAGAAACTGTTTTAGATAGAGTTTATTTTGAGAACTCAAAAATGAAAATTTCTATCGAATATGCTACAGTAGGCGACACATACGAAATTGATTTTAATATATTCTGCAAATCCTTTCAGCAAGACAAAGATTTAAACGCTGAGATAAAAGTAATTCAACCACTGACGCATGAGAGTCTAAACGTTGTAATCCCCTGGGACGAAAAGCATTTTCAGTTTACATCTAAACAACACGCCATTCCAACTAGCGGAAAAATACAACTGGGACAAAGAGAATTTCTCCTTAAACCGGATAAAACAGATGCTACCTTGGATTTCGGAAGAGGCATATGGCATTATTCCTCTTCCTGGAATTGGGCGGCTGCCTCAGGCAAAATAAATGGAAAGAAAATAGGATTAAACTTCGGTGCGAAATGGACGGATAATACTGGTTATACAGAAAATGGAATTTTCTATGATGGAAAGCTTTATAAAATAAGTGAACAAATTCTCTTCGGTTATGATACATCTGATTTTAAAAAGCCATGGACTCATAGAACAGAAGAATCGGATAGAGTAAACCTTACCTTTCATCCGATCTATGAGCGTGTTGCTGAAACTAATTTTATTTTAATCGCATCTAAAGTGCACCAAGTATTCGGCTATTTCGATGGTTATATTCGCTTAGGAGTAAACGAAGAAAAAATTCAACTGCCTAAATTGTTTGGTTGGTCAGAAGAGCACTATGCTCGGTGGTAA
- a CDS encoding EAL domain-containing protein yields the protein MKKNSSFEEESPESSQDLQDLESFKKKFIDNHRGRPIFMVRMENIRGLSLIDFINFLKKEIHNFPEIKIIDYGFYFVENKQSLLLGIASGADIADDAFPNLDGHFGKIHQENIRKKICEFSYGISRTQCNYISSVNEIFEDLSKTSEKNLNDNLVRWGWTYFNKANSYISGASHEAMIQPTVCYDSKEKTFSVKGGEIFVGGGAYKGYKDLITDIPLGQDINRVELLILEKLIIASENAPGLLKFNITPQSLIDTFSNHEKVNRFNGLIRSKNLLPKNVRFELIEKHYEEDEFLLKDVCQCFWDYGYSFAADDFGVKSSSHQIVLDLGIMIQEFKLDPISFKFKATEDKVKFLDNLAFIDYCKKLADNREAVITAEAVGDLETLKFLMEHQIGQYQAFILFNKISLMQYKEEFESLKNMPVEVVFEILSNHTLLKEQRKEGHIFKVARKNKLI from the coding sequence ATGAAAAAAAATTCAAGCTTTGAAGAAGAGTCCCCGGAGTCGTCTCAGGATTTGCAAGACTTAGAGTCCTTTAAGAAAAAGTTCATTGATAATCATCGTGGACGCCCCATTTTTATGGTGCGCATGGAAAACATAAGGGGGCTTTCTCTAATTGATTTCATTAATTTTTTAAAAAAGGAGATTCATAATTTTCCTGAAATAAAAATCATAGACTACGGATTCTACTTTGTTGAAAATAAACAAAGTCTATTGCTTGGCATTGCCTCTGGTGCAGATATTGCGGATGACGCATTTCCAAATCTAGATGGCCATTTTGGAAAAATACACCAAGAAAATATTAGAAAGAAAATCTGCGAATTTAGCTATGGAATTTCAAGAACACAGTGCAATTACATTTCAAGCGTAAATGAAATCTTTGAAGATTTATCCAAAACGTCAGAAAAAAACTTAAATGATAATTTAGTGCGATGGGGCTGGACCTATTTTAACAAAGCAAACAGCTATATATCGGGAGCTTCCCATGAGGCAATGATTCAACCAACAGTTTGCTATGATTCAAAAGAGAAAACATTCTCAGTTAAAGGTGGAGAAATATTTGTTGGTGGAGGTGCATATAAAGGCTACAAAGATCTAATAACAGATATACCACTTGGTCAGGATATTAATCGCGTCGAATTACTTATCCTTGAAAAATTAATCATTGCAAGTGAAAACGCGCCCGGGTTATTAAAATTCAACATTACACCGCAATCTTTAATTGATACATTTTCCAATCATGAAAAGGTCAACCGGTTTAATGGTCTTATCCGCTCAAAAAATCTATTACCTAAAAATGTTCGATTCGAACTAATTGAAAAGCATTACGAAGAAGATGAATTTCTATTGAAAGATGTATGCCAATGCTTCTGGGATTATGGATACAGCTTTGCCGCAGATGATTTTGGAGTAAAAAGTTCTAGTCATCAAATTGTTTTAGATTTGGGTATCATGATTCAAGAATTCAAACTAGATCCAATCAGCTTTAAATTCAAAGCAACTGAGGATAAAGTCAAATTCCTAGATAACCTCGCTTTCATCGACTATTGTAAGAAGCTTGCGGACAATAGAGAAGCTGTTATCACCGCAGAGGCAGTGGGTGATTTGGAAACTCTAAAGTTTTTGATGGAGCATCAAATCGGACAATACCAAGCATTTATTCTATTTAATAAAATTTCGTTGATGCAATACAAAGAAGAATTCGAAAGTTTAAAAAATATGCCAGTAGAAGTTGTCTTTGAAATTCTATCTAACCATACACTTCTAAAAGAACAAAGGAAAGAAGGACATATTTTTAAAGTTGCCAGAAAAAATAAGTTAATCTAA
- a CDS encoding motility associated factor glycosyltransferase family protein, producing MTEILNKNLSKLQSELSERIQDSTPIGNLEKTKSGQENLLVDGIYFHSKHDPFVEAKRLLDGLKKSYEKKVYIFFGAGLGYVIVEALKLPNVQIIWMECYLGILKQALGNYDYSHYLESGQLKILAKPFTEDSLFSTFKGISVLPVTFIPHRPSVSWRETDYTECKYICEKFFQKKDVNIATLSRFEKIWTRNLIQNFPDIHHLTPVSRLFGIAKDLPIVVSGAGPSLYESLGDIEKYRDRFILITVDTALQVLAKAGIEPDLIFSVDPQAINSSYLEGYHGSGNIVFDPTSSYHTLRLSNKFRTGFFTSSPFPLLQLYTKHLNIEAGDIPFGGSVSTNAVSLAELMGAANVYFVGQDLAFTNGYAHCRGAILEERLNFKESRYFKREKHNYNQLNALPKLKSFGYAGEEYHTNEKMQIFNKWFSDRAAGRNWINLSTKGTKITDVPKKTFFECFDKTSLEKITSIQSIREAIHHLTLEPASNYFDTESFLKETEEMYSALKQFTSTLKKGKDIAERIYSLLLKKGNTSKEINHLLTQMNLIDEEVSSKKSLNEVIGMSVQRTILTITEGYETNLSLEEKKNPHLGVAKKSILLYTGLFDGATLIQKLLRKVIMRMSDGRDE from the coding sequence ATGACAGAAATTCTAAACAAAAACCTTTCTAAGCTACAATCGGAATTATCGGAAAGAATTCAAGATTCCACTCCAATAGGTAATTTAGAGAAAACAAAATCCGGACAAGAAAATCTACTCGTAGATGGAATTTATTTTCATAGCAAGCATGACCCTTTTGTAGAAGCAAAACGCCTACTCGATGGACTAAAGAAGTCATACGAAAAAAAAGTCTATATTTTCTTTGGGGCTGGACTTGGTTACGTAATAGTAGAAGCATTAAAACTACCAAATGTTCAAATCATCTGGATGGAGTGCTATTTGGGAATACTCAAACAAGCACTGGGTAATTATGATTATTCACATTACTTAGAGTCGGGACAATTAAAAATTCTAGCTAAACCTTTTACGGAAGATTCTTTGTTTTCTACATTTAAGGGAATATCAGTATTACCCGTTACCTTTATTCCGCATCGACCTAGCGTGTCGTGGAGAGAAACAGATTATACAGAATGCAAGTATATATGCGAAAAATTCTTTCAGAAAAAAGATGTAAACATTGCAACACTCAGTCGATTCGAAAAGATATGGACTCGTAATCTTATTCAAAACTTTCCAGATATTCACCATTTAACTCCTGTGTCCCGATTATTTGGAATTGCAAAGGATTTGCCCATTGTTGTGTCTGGGGCAGGACCTAGTCTCTATGAGAGTCTAGGAGATATCGAAAAATATCGAGATAGGTTTATCCTAATCACAGTAGATACCGCCTTACAGGTATTAGCCAAAGCAGGCATTGAGCCTGATCTTATCTTTAGTGTAGACCCACAAGCCATTAATAGTTCTTATTTAGAAGGCTATCATGGTAGCGGCAATATTGTATTTGACCCAACTTCTAGCTATCATACTCTTCGACTTTCTAATAAATTCCGAACTGGCTTTTTTACTTCTTCTCCTTTTCCCTTGCTACAGTTATATACGAAACATTTAAACATAGAAGCAGGAGATATTCCATTCGGGGGATCTGTATCTACAAATGCAGTAAGTCTAGCAGAGCTTATGGGAGCGGCTAATGTATATTTTGTGGGACAAGACTTGGCGTTTACGAATGGATATGCACATTGTAGAGGGGCAATCCTAGAAGAGAGATTGAACTTTAAAGAATCCCGATATTTCAAAAGAGAAAAGCACAATTACAATCAACTGAATGCACTTCCAAAATTAAAATCCTTTGGTTATGCAGGAGAAGAATACCATACTAACGAGAAGATGCAAATTTTTAATAAATGGTTTTCCGATCGCGCAGCGGGAAGGAATTGGATTAACCTATCTACGAAGGGAACTAAGATCACTGATGTTCCTAAAAAAACTTTCTTTGAATGCTTTGATAAAACATCTCTAGAAAAAATTACGAGTATCCAATCTATAAGAGAGGCTATTCATCATTTAACCTTAGAACCTGCGAGTAATTACTTTGATACTGAAAGTTTTCTCAAAGAAACAGAAGAGATGTATTCGGCGCTAAAACAGTTTACATCTACTCTAAAAAAAGGAAAAGACATTGCCGAAAGAATTTATTCTTTGCTATTAAAAAAAGGTAACACCTCAAAAGAAATCAATCATCTACTCACGCAAATGAATCTAATAGACGAAGAAGTATCTTCTAAGAAAAGTCTCAACGAAGTAATCGGAATGAGTGTGCAACGAACAATTCTTACAATTACAGAAGGCTACGAAACAAATCTAAGTCTAGAAGAGAAAAAAAATCCGCATCTAGGCGTAGCAAAGAAAAGTATTTTGCTTTACACTGGTCTATTCGATGGAGCTACTCTGATTCAGAAGTTACTAAGAAAAGTTATTATGAGGATGTCAGATGGAAGAGATGAATAG
- a CDS encoding DUF1569 domain-containing protein has product MEEMNRKVFLAKTGTAVAATYILSTNAACNTEESKMDTKLRFANLDEAVKELKKIETASKITPSGEWSWYQILNHCAQSIEYSLTGYPENKAALFRMTAGKIAANLFASRGYMSHDLNAPIPKAPEIPKVGNEKEAMLRLYQAIEDFKKFSGELKMHFAYGELSKKDYDQAHAMHIANHLSFVNVEA; this is encoded by the coding sequence ATGGAAGAGATGAATAGAAAAGTTTTTTTAGCAAAAACAGGAACAGCAGTAGCGGCTACTTATATTTTATCCACAAACGCTGCCTGTAATACTGAGGAAAGTAAAATGGACACAAAATTAAGATTTGCAAATTTAGATGAAGCAGTAAAAGAACTAAAAAAGATTGAAACTGCAAGTAAAATTACTCCGAGTGGGGAATGGTCATGGTATCAAATTCTAAATCATTGTGCGCAGAGTATAGAGTATTCGCTCACTGGCTACCCGGAAAATAAAGCAGCTCTGTTTAGAATGACAGCCGGAAAAATTGCAGCCAACCTATTTGCTAGTCGTGGTTATATGAGTCATGATTTAAATGCTCCTATTCCAAAAGCTCCAGAGATTCCCAAAGTAGGAAATGAAAAAGAAGCAATGCTTCGTCTTTATCAAGCAATTGAAGACTTTAAGAAATTTTCTGGAGAATTAAAAATGCATTTTGCGTATGGCGAATTATCTAAGAAAGATTATGACCAAGCGCACGCAATGCATATAGCCAATCATCTTTCGTTTGTAAATGTAGAAGCGTAG
- a CDS encoding thioredoxin domain-containing protein: MNTNNLKKYNLMGVIVAIVGLSLCIALIQEFFGSAGAFVESLCSTTGDGDSCSKVAKSAWSGFRGLPVLGDVPVAHIGFTFYGFCGFLFFAILRADEEEKKGFVNLLFAVSLLGIVIDVILLIISVSQIGTVCVLCALTYVVTIGIFVLAYLQAKSYSGEEGIMSQVKLTVGKNIATNFLNYTIVVLLFFAGGIACARLSTPNKTSNEPDPESNKIYLQTKIEAFEKRPAVKIDLSQSPGVGSPNAKITIVKYADFNCGHCMHTSHIISQLLADFPNDIKVYYKNFPLDGTCNPLVQRKDPSASSCIAASAALCANKQGKFKEVYTGLYADNENGVRHTISSVKEIANKAGANMQQLQACMGSTEIQNFILAEVKEGEVLNIQSTPSLYINNKALDPGTPNPNFLKALVEHLLKK; this comes from the coding sequence ATGAATACGAATAATTTAAAAAAATATAATTTAATGGGAGTAATCGTAGCGATTGTAGGTCTATCCCTTTGTATTGCCTTAATACAGGAATTTTTTGGATCGGCGGGCGCTTTCGTTGAATCACTTTGTTCTACCACGGGAGATGGAGATTCTTGTAGTAAAGTTGCAAAGAGTGCTTGGTCAGGTTTTAGAGGCTTACCAGTATTAGGTGATGTTCCTGTTGCGCATATTGGATTTACCTTTTATGGATTTTGCGGATTTTTATTCTTCGCGATTTTAAGAGCAGACGAAGAGGAGAAGAAAGGATTTGTAAATTTACTATTTGCTGTTTCTCTTTTAGGAATAGTGATAGATGTGATATTGCTCATTATTTCAGTTTCACAAATTGGAACAGTATGCGTATTATGCGCTCTGACCTATGTAGTTACTATAGGCATATTCGTGCTTGCCTACTTACAGGCAAAGTCTTATTCTGGGGAGGAAGGAATTATGAGCCAAGTAAAATTAACTGTTGGTAAGAACATTGCCACGAATTTTTTAAATTATACAATCGTCGTTTTATTGTTTTTCGCGGGTGGGATTGCTTGCGCTAGATTATCTACGCCAAATAAAACTAGTAATGAGCCTGACCCAGAAAGCAATAAAATCTATTTACAGACAAAAATTGAAGCATTCGAAAAAAGACCAGCGGTTAAGATTGATTTATCGCAATCTCCTGGAGTCGGAAGTCCGAATGCAAAGATAACGATTGTAAAATATGCCGATTTTAACTGTGGACATTGCATGCATACAAGTCATATTATCAGTCAACTTCTTGCAGACTTTCCAAATGATATAAAAGTATATTATAAGAACTTCCCACTAGATGGAACCTGTAATCCTTTAGTGCAAAGAAAAGATCCGAGTGCGAGTTCTTGTATTGCGGCAAGTGCTGCATTATGCGCTAACAAGCAAGGCAAATTCAAAGAAGTTTACACAGGACTTTATGCGGATAACGAAAACGGAGTTCGACATACAATTTCTTCCGTAAAAGAGATTGCAAATAAAGCAGGGGCTAATATGCAACAGCTACAAGCTTGCATGGGCTCTACTGAAATTCAAAACTTTATCCTAGCAGAAGTAAAAGAAGGCGAGGTTCTAAATATTCAAAGCACACCTTCTTTATATATTAACAATAAGGCGCTTGATCCAGGAACACCAAACCCGAACTTCCTAAAAGCGTTAGTAGAACATTTACTTAAGAAATAA